In the Leptospira sp. WS4.C2 genome, one interval contains:
- a CDS encoding SpoIIE family protein phosphatase: MFRICLSFFHLPPDFPSSESANQGKTKAEKKTLFHSRISTVCLSILVIHLFFNSSLQSFPLSIEESKNYRDIGKYFEYVIVPERESSLDRILREDTIWRPNPKATVSFPRVKDPLWIRITLIHYGNLPHTFFLHFSSPVVDVFELHTQVKGNWVTQVSGEQVLQRNKPIYSHIPAFPITLSPDETRTIYVKIKSANPIFNFVSIYNSKSFIAFSKKQDIFFAAYFGAGFMMFLFSLFLAHTLRYRKFFYYFFYLATVLLINSFSTGFMQYIEIGNSHTWKNYLFPITIYLTSVFGLLFTIEFLETEKNFPRVTKLAKGFILLFISLIFSIFFLELRNFIQLGVSLVIIPILLALSISLMAVFKSKKKLEVILFLFAFGSILIGGALNTLTVQGLIKPIHLSSYSLPLGSAIEVFFLSMALVLKVSDYRKATEEKQEIDLQLKIAQKLQNGLLPKKRTHANGHALGFRYSPASDIGGDFVQIIVKDQEIGLFLCDVSGHGIPAAMIASMTKVSLQIWDDSLDRPAYAAERIRLSLLSSLSGHFLSAFFVYLHPEKKIMKIANAGHHPMVYLDRNGNLEHLTSYGRAINEYIESQMIEKTLPLPNSGTLVLYTDGVTEARNATTGELFGEERFFNLLQTLAANDPQTICDHVITEVEKFQKSKRSDDDITILAISLEKESYE; the protein is encoded by the coding sequence ATGTTCCGAATCTGCCTTTCTTTTTTCCACTTACCCCCTGATTTTCCCAGTTCGGAATCTGCAAACCAGGGAAAGACCAAGGCGGAAAAAAAAACACTGTTTCATTCGAGGATTTCTACCGTTTGCCTTTCGATTCTCGTGATTCATTTATTTTTCAATTCCTCGCTTCAGTCTTTTCCTCTATCCATCGAAGAATCCAAAAATTATCGCGATATCGGAAAGTATTTTGAATATGTCATCGTTCCCGAAAGAGAATCTAGTTTGGATCGAATTCTAAGAGAGGATACAATTTGGCGGCCCAATCCTAAAGCAACGGTCTCTTTTCCTCGTGTGAAAGATCCCTTATGGATACGAATTACACTGATCCACTATGGGAACTTACCCCATACCTTTTTCTTACACTTCTCTAGTCCTGTTGTTGATGTGTTTGAACTTCATACTCAAGTGAAAGGGAATTGGGTTACTCAAGTTTCAGGAGAACAAGTTCTCCAAAGAAACAAACCAATTTATTCTCACATACCGGCTTTTCCGATCACACTGTCTCCTGATGAAACAAGGACCATCTACGTAAAGATAAAATCAGCCAACCCAATCTTTAACTTTGTTTCGATTTATAATTCTAAGAGTTTTATCGCCTTTTCCAAAAAACAGGACATATTTTTCGCTGCTTACTTCGGCGCAGGATTTATGATGTTTCTATTTAGTTTATTTCTGGCGCATACCTTACGATATAGAAAATTCTTTTATTACTTCTTTTACCTAGCAACAGTTCTTTTAATCAATTCGTTTTCGACTGGATTTATGCAATACATCGAAATCGGGAACTCCCATACATGGAAAAACTATCTCTTTCCAATTACCATTTATTTAACTTCTGTATTTGGACTCTTATTCACGATTGAATTTTTAGAGACGGAGAAAAATTTTCCGAGAGTAACAAAACTAGCAAAAGGTTTCATTCTTTTGTTTATTTCTTTAATATTTTCAATATTTTTCTTAGAACTAAGAAACTTTATACAGTTGGGAGTATCACTTGTCATCATACCAATTTTATTAGCATTATCAATTTCTCTGATGGCCGTATTCAAAAGTAAGAAGAAACTAGAAGTTATCCTATTCTTATTTGCATTTGGATCCATTCTTATTGGCGGAGCATTAAATACGCTGACTGTTCAAGGTTTGATCAAACCAATTCACTTATCATCTTACTCTCTACCATTAGGTTCTGCTATAGAAGTTTTCTTTTTATCGATGGCATTAGTATTGAAAGTATCTGACTATAGAAAAGCTACTGAGGAAAAACAAGAAATTGACCTACAATTAAAGATCGCACAAAAATTACAAAATGGTCTTTTGCCAAAGAAACGAACCCATGCCAACGGTCATGCTTTAGGATTTCGATATTCACCAGCATCCGACATAGGGGGAGATTTTGTTCAAATCATAGTGAAAGACCAAGAGATAGGTTTATTTTTATGCGATGTTTCTGGCCATGGAATACCTGCAGCCATGATTGCATCCATGACAAAAGTTTCCTTACAAATTTGGGATGATTCGTTAGATAGGCCGGCTTATGCGGCGGAGAGAATTCGTTTGTCTCTTCTCAGTTCTCTTTCTGGTCATTTTTTAAGTGCTTTCTTTGTATACTTACATCCAGAAAAAAAAATCATGAAGATTGCTAATGCGGGACACCATCCGATGGTTTACCTTGACCGAAATGGGAATCTAGAACATCTGACTAGTTACGGAAGAGCAATCAATGAATATATTGAATCACAGATGATTGAGAAAACACTACCGCTTCCCAATTCAGGAACCTTGGTATTATATACTGATGGTGTGACTGAAGCAAGGAATGCCACCACAGGAGAGTTATTCGGTGAAGAACGATTTTTTAACCTACTACAAACTTTAGCAGCAAATGATCCACAGACTATTTGTGATCATGTTATCACAGAAGTGGAAAAATTTCAAAAATCAAAACGATCTGATGATGATATAACAATATTAGCAATTTCATTAGAGAAAGAATCTTATGAATAA
- a CDS encoding ATP-binding protein, protein MDIQKKLNVLIVEDSLASYKAIVAVLQNFGFSIFAERAEWKAEFEQRINDETWDIVISDFYLPDFDGKYVIARVKEINPDLPVILVTEFLPEDAASEFLKLGAAEFLPKSSIIKLPFVVNRELEAYRLRVSQKKAWDMLVHGEELLTRSQKISHLGHFEVIFPEKNTLWSLELYRILGIDFGEIPLMEKVWELLDEAEHNHIKAVWEDLLKDNHSKEMIVTLNTKVGRKKVNLWLEAEKFEGTRFRIFGTIHDISDLSELEHSIQLNEQLFKGIFNNSSQAIFLLDLQGHVIRMNRTAVLSFERDETDVQGLELIRSIFSNSDQDSIKKLTYGMKLALKNQSFEVFVSYSLSDGREKYFDCDFYSLTDPSGKILYIVLEAKDITEKIVLERAYAQSQKLEALGTFAGGIAHDFNNLLTPMLAYVSYLNSEWSKNETNEAIQKSLPAIEGISKSLDRAKNLIQQILTYSKIDNSISKQLDLRDHLQQVLQEVRAVSSSQITLFTDLGNEPAYVNADPIQIFQILSNLYENAVFALQETPNPKVTISLSKILYEKSELLHVGFMKNTEYWKLGFADNGSGISPDIIEKIFDPFFTTKGGKGTGLGLPIIYGIMVKMGGTILVNSSVEMGTEFDLYFPAWKTMS, encoded by the coding sequence ATGGACATTCAAAAGAAACTCAATGTATTGATTGTTGAAGATTCTCTGGCTTCTTACAAAGCCATTGTTGCGGTCCTTCAAAACTTTGGGTTTTCTATTTTTGCAGAAAGGGCTGAATGGAAAGCAGAATTTGAACAGAGAATCAATGACGAAACCTGGGATATCGTCATTTCTGATTTTTACCTTCCCGATTTTGACGGAAAATACGTCATCGCCAGAGTCAAAGAAATTAATCCAGATTTACCTGTGATTTTAGTAACAGAATTTCTTCCAGAGGATGCTGCTTCCGAATTTCTCAAGTTGGGTGCCGCTGAATTTTTACCAAAGTCCTCGATCATAAAACTTCCGTTTGTTGTAAATCGTGAATTAGAAGCCTATCGATTGAGGGTATCCCAAAAAAAAGCTTGGGACATGTTGGTTCATGGTGAAGAATTATTAACACGTTCTCAAAAAATTTCTCATCTTGGTCATTTCGAAGTTATATTTCCGGAAAAAAATACCTTATGGTCATTAGAGTTATATCGAATTTTAGGTATTGACTTCGGTGAAATTCCCCTCATGGAAAAGGTATGGGAACTTTTGGATGAAGCAGAACATAATCATATCAAAGCAGTATGGGAAGATCTTTTAAAAGACAATCATTCCAAAGAAATGATTGTTACTTTAAATACTAAAGTAGGAAGAAAAAAGGTCAATCTTTGGTTGGAGGCCGAGAAGTTCGAGGGTACAAGGTTTCGAATTTTCGGTACTATTCATGATATCTCTGACCTTTCCGAATTAGAACATTCTATCCAACTCAACGAACAGCTGTTTAAGGGTATCTTTAATAATTCGTCACAAGCCATTTTTCTTTTGGACTTACAAGGTCATGTGATTCGTATGAATCGCACAGCTGTATTGTCCTTTGAAAGAGATGAAACTGATGTTCAAGGTTTGGAGTTAATCCGTTCTATTTTTTCAAATTCTGACCAAGATTCAATTAAAAAATTGACTTATGGAATGAAACTTGCGTTGAAGAATCAAAGCTTTGAAGTATTTGTGAGTTATAGTTTATCGGATGGGCGAGAAAAATACTTTGATTGCGACTTCTATTCTCTTACAGACCCATCTGGAAAAATTTTATATATTGTCCTCGAAGCTAAGGATATTACCGAAAAAATTGTGTTAGAACGTGCATATGCACAATCGCAAAAGTTGGAAGCTCTAGGCACCTTTGCCGGTGGGATTGCGCATGACTTTAACAACCTTCTCACACCAATGTTAGCTTATGTTTCTTATTTAAATTCAGAATGGTCTAAAAATGAAACAAACGAAGCAATTCAAAAGTCTTTACCTGCCATCGAAGGAATTTCAAAATCTTTAGACCGTGCTAAAAATCTAATCCAACAGATATTAACCTATTCTAAAATTGATAACTCAATATCCAAACAATTGGATCTTCGTGACCATCTCCAGCAAGTTTTACAAGAGGTAAGGGCGGTATCATCTAGTCAGATTACTTTGTTTACTGATTTGGGAAACGAACCTGCCTATGTGAATGCAGATCCGATTCAAATTTTTCAAATCCTTTCTAATTTGTATGAAAATGCCGTCTTTGCATTGCAAGAAACTCCAAATCCCAAAGTGACCATCTCTCTTTCAAAAATCTTATATGAAAAATCAGAATTACTTCATGTAGGATTTATGAAAAACACTGAGTATTGGAAATTAGGTTTTGCTGATAATGGTTCTGGAATATCACCGGATATTATCGAAAAAATCTTCGATCCTTTTTTCACAACTAAAGGTGGTAAAGGAACGGGGCTTGGACTTCCAATCATTTATGGAATCATGGTTAAGATGGGTGGGACTATCCTTGTAAATTCAAGTGTTGAAATGGGAACAGAGTTTGATTTATATTTCCCGGCTTGGAAGACAATGTCTTAA
- a CDS encoding patatin-like phospholipase family protein, which produces MIELFFPKKYSALCLKSAFFGFFAHTGFVRGLQEIGFKPAVVTGSSSGAMIGALYATGREMVDFESLVLGLRKKDFWEGNSLTMLGRLLRKGLNGYSGVLTGKATRDILYPYLGNKKFSDLPIKLGIAVSNLSKNKRELITEGNVLDAVMASIAFPFLYEVQEFQGQEFLDGGIGDGEPIKELILDPSIDRIVIHQINNHRPLSKNTMKRALDASVQIIESESEDLKSLLAKEKGKKLIRLETNTPYLSPNDFSKGKFALAEGRGTAYRHKSEILGDLELPVFGFFNP; this is translated from the coding sequence ATGATAGAACTCTTCTTTCCTAAAAAGTATTCTGCCCTTTGTTTAAAATCTGCGTTTTTTGGTTTTTTTGCCCATACGGGATTTGTGCGTGGGTTACAAGAAATTGGCTTTAAACCCGCAGTGGTCACAGGTTCCAGCTCTGGTGCTATGATCGGTGCTTTGTATGCAACGGGACGAGAGATGGTGGATTTTGAATCTCTTGTTTTGGGACTACGAAAAAAGGATTTTTGGGAAGGAAATTCCCTTACGATGCTTGGACGATTGTTGCGTAAAGGTTTAAATGGATACAGTGGAGTTTTGACCGGCAAAGCCACACGTGACATTCTATATCCTTACCTTGGGAATAAAAAGTTTTCTGACTTGCCCATTAAACTAGGAATTGCAGTATCCAATCTTTCCAAAAACAAACGAGAACTCATCACGGAAGGAAACGTACTCGATGCAGTAATGGCATCCATTGCCTTTCCTTTTTTGTATGAAGTCCAAGAATTCCAAGGACAAGAGTTTTTGGATGGAGGAATCGGAGACGGTGAACCAATTAAAGAATTAATCTTAGATCCAAGTATCGACCGTATTGTAATCCATCAGATCAACAACCACAGACCGTTAAGTAAAAATACAATGAAACGAGCGTTAGATGCTTCTGTGCAAATCATTGAATCCGAATCTGAGGACTTAAAATCTTTACTGGCAAAAGAAAAGGGAAAAAAACTCATTCGATTGGAAACAAACACTCCTTATTTATCTCCGAATGATTTTTCTAAAGGTAAGTTTGCCCTTGCGGAAGGTAGAGGAACTGCCTACCGACACAAGTCTGAGATTTTGGGAGATTTAGAATTACCTGTCTTTGGCTTTTTTAATCCGTAA
- a CDS encoding cation-translocating P-type ATPase: MPSIPKQISEYILMGLTQEQVRKNRMKYGANEISSSKKKGIFQMLLGVVTEPMILLLISISIVYLLLGDRGEALLLLFSVVGIITITFIQEKKTETAISALRSLASPRTNVIRDQQIIRIEGKDVVYDDLLILNEGDRVPADSELISDRMFSCDESLLTGESVPVTKSQSNPVFCGSLVVSGEGVCRVKAVGNHTEIGKIGRKIADEAIGRTLLEVEVARLVRNLFIVAASLCVILALYFGIVKNQWLQGLLSGLTLAIGLMPEELPLVMTIFFALGAFRLSTKNVLVRRSSIIETLGAATVLCSDKTGTITQNKMKIGIVVTESETVELNPNSNLSEEIKNLLHIAYCASKHPSFDPMDIAISDCLVLFHEREDSALLSVQDFPLTPDHLTMVRVLKEGESYVSYAKGSPEAIFDLCKFNSSELDFWTTKTNELAKRGFRVLGVAKSRSPLNEIPEVRNQIDYLFYGLLAFLDPIREIVPFAVKTAYDSGIRVIMITGDYPETAKNIANQIGLKESHLVYTGKEFSNLSEEEMQKVIRKCNVFSRVSPEDKWRIVRMLKADGEIVAMTGDGVNDAPALRTANIGVAMGERGTDVAREAADIVLLDDSFSSILESVRIGRQIFDNLKKALGYLIGVHIPIVGITFFPIIFDWPIIVLSAIHIVFMEMVIDPTCTIVFERESAESDLMKRKPRKTKEPLLDRELFINSLIQGAFSLLSVVSSYWITELFLKGTSSAKVVSTATFVTLVFSNLFLILANRSLHESMWSRMRIPNPIIRYVFAGTIGVLVLSMYLPGMNTMFRFVPLNFLQFSSAILVAFVGVLFYDMTKVLVSKLLRG, translated from the coding sequence ATGCCTTCGATTCCAAAACAAATTTCCGAATACATCCTCATGGGGTTAACCCAGGAACAAGTTAGAAAAAACCGTATGAAGTATGGTGCCAATGAAATCAGCTCCTCCAAAAAAAAAGGAATCTTTCAGATGTTATTGGGAGTGGTCACAGAGCCAATGATTTTGCTTCTCATTTCCATAAGCATAGTTTATTTGCTTTTGGGTGATCGGGGAGAGGCATTGTTGTTATTGTTCTCAGTTGTAGGGATTATAACGATCACTTTCATCCAAGAAAAAAAAACAGAAACGGCAATCTCCGCATTACGTTCCCTGGCGAGTCCCCGAACCAATGTCATCCGAGACCAACAAATCATTCGCATCGAAGGAAAAGATGTAGTTTATGATGATCTGTTAATTTTGAACGAAGGGGACAGGGTCCCTGCTGACTCTGAACTTATATCCGATAGAATGTTCTCGTGTGATGAATCTCTCCTAACGGGAGAATCTGTGCCTGTAACCAAATCACAATCAAATCCAGTGTTTTGTGGGTCGTTAGTTGTTAGTGGAGAAGGTGTTTGCCGTGTGAAAGCGGTGGGAAATCATACCGAGATTGGTAAAATTGGTCGTAAGATTGCTGATGAGGCCATTGGAAGAACTTTGCTTGAGGTAGAAGTAGCACGTCTAGTTCGTAATCTGTTTATCGTTGCGGCTTCATTGTGTGTGATTCTTGCTCTCTACTTCGGGATTGTCAAAAACCAATGGTTACAAGGTTTACTTTCCGGACTCACACTTGCCATTGGTTTAATGCCAGAAGAACTCCCTTTGGTAATGACCATATTCTTTGCGTTAGGTGCATTTCGTTTGAGCACAAAAAATGTTTTGGTAAGACGTTCATCGATCATTGAAACTCTAGGTGCAGCCACAGTCCTTTGTTCTGATAAAACAGGGACAATTACTCAGAATAAAATGAAAATTGGAATCGTTGTAACAGAATCGGAAACTGTCGAATTGAATCCCAATTCAAATCTTTCTGAGGAAATAAAAAACTTACTCCATATTGCATATTGTGCTTCCAAACACCCTAGTTTCGATCCAATGGACATTGCAATCTCCGATTGTTTGGTTTTGTTCCATGAAAGAGAGGATTCCGCTTTACTATCAGTCCAAGATTTTCCATTAACACCAGATCATTTAACGATGGTTCGTGTTTTGAAAGAAGGGGAATCTTACGTTAGTTATGCAAAAGGATCACCCGAAGCGATTTTTGATTTGTGTAAATTTAATTCTTCCGAATTAGATTTTTGGACAACTAAAACCAATGAATTAGCAAAAAGAGGGTTTCGAGTGCTCGGTGTTGCCAAATCAAGGTCTCCTTTAAATGAGATCCCCGAGGTAAGAAATCAAATCGATTATTTGTTTTATGGACTATTGGCATTTTTAGATCCAATTCGAGAGATCGTTCCTTTCGCAGTCAAAACTGCTTACGATTCGGGGATTCGAGTGATAATGATTACGGGCGATTATCCAGAAACAGCAAAGAACATTGCAAATCAAATTGGATTAAAGGAATCCCATTTGGTATATACGGGAAAAGAATTTTCGAATCTGAGCGAAGAAGAGATGCAGAAAGTCATACGTAAATGCAATGTTTTTTCAAGAGTGAGTCCTGAAGACAAATGGCGCATTGTTCGGATGTTAAAAGCAGATGGCGAGATTGTTGCCATGACTGGAGATGGAGTGAACGATGCACCTGCATTACGTACCGCAAACATTGGTGTTGCTATGGGTGAGAGGGGGACGGATGTAGCTCGTGAAGCAGCCGATATTGTTTTGTTAGATGATTCTTTTTCTTCCATTTTGGAATCGGTCCGGATAGGAAGACAAATTTTTGATAATTTAAAAAAAGCTTTGGGTTATCTTATTGGTGTTCATATTCCGATAGTTGGTATTACTTTTTTCCCGATTATCTTCGATTGGCCAATCATCGTTTTGTCGGCAATTCATATTGTGTTTATGGAAATGGTCATTGATCCGACCTGTACCATTGTATTCGAAAGAGAATCAGCTGAATCTGATTTGATGAAAAGGAAACCGAGAAAAACCAAGGAACCATTGTTAGATCGTGAGTTGTTCATTAATTCCTTGATTCAGGGAGCATTTTCATTGTTATCAGTTGTATCTTCCTATTGGATCACTGAATTGTTCCTAAAAGGGACATCCTCAGCCAAGGTGGTGAGTACAGCAACTTTTGTTACATTAGTATTTTCTAATTTATTTTTAATCCTAGCCAATAGGTCGCTACATGAGTCCATGTGGAGCCGAATGCGAATTCCCAATCCTATCATTCGTTATGTCTTTGCTGGAACTATTGGCGTACTTGTTTTATCTATGTATTTGCCCGGAATGAATACAATGTTCCGGTTTGTCCCACTCAATTTTCTGCAGTTTTCATCGGCGATACTGGTTGCATTTGTGGGAGTGTTGTTCTACGATATGACAAAAGTTTTAGTTTCCAAATTACTTCGTGGCTGA
- a CDS encoding C69 family dipeptidase, whose translation MCDTSLATEKFTKTQKRIFAKNSDREPNEAQSILHIPRLEHKNGSLLRTTFIEIPQTPVTYEVFLSKPFHMWGAEMGVNEFGLCIGNEAVFTNLKISKKNNGLTGMDLIRLALERCKSAKDGLFLITELLETYGQDACGGYENKSFFYHNSFIIADRTDGYVLETADRYWVAKKIDSFYAISNGLTIGSDFDYSSPNLIEKLRKKSNRDFSFKDHFSDQFYTYMSHCKDRRKLHEETAKYLEKETASYSAKQAMETLKTHCIDTDEFDPSSSSMKSLCLHATGPTTPNQTNGSLIVEWDTSETNQDPLRVFYTGTSTPCLSLFKPFFFGTKNFINSSSLLSNKTYSETLWWLHESIARKSNFDYQAVRSILVPALIGLQESVFNISKEFLSPQKKEEVQWRFLKDHVNILKKVDEELIQSKIGRSRWQNPIFQIYWSGQNRKLGIPFR comes from the coding sequence ATGTGCGACACATCTCTTGCCACTGAAAAATTTACCAAGACTCAAAAAAGAATCTTTGCCAAAAACTCGGACCGTGAACCAAATGAAGCACAATCGATCCTTCACATACCTCGCTTAGAACATAAAAATGGTTCTTTACTACGTACAACTTTTATAGAAATTCCACAAACTCCCGTTACTTATGAAGTTTTTCTAAGTAAACCCTTCCATATGTGGGGGGCAGAAATGGGAGTAAATGAATTTGGTCTCTGTATAGGAAATGAAGCAGTATTTACAAATTTAAAAATTTCAAAAAAAAACAATGGTTTAACTGGAATGGATTTAATTCGTTTAGCTTTAGAACGATGTAAGTCTGCCAAAGATGGATTATTTCTAATCACAGAACTTTTAGAAACTTATGGACAAGATGCCTGCGGTGGGTATGAAAATAAGTCATTTTTCTATCATAACAGTTTTATCATTGCGGACCGTACTGATGGTTATGTTTTAGAAACTGCTGATAGATATTGGGTAGCAAAAAAGATAGATTCGTTTTATGCAATTTCCAACGGGCTTACCATTGGCTCTGACTTTGACTATTCCTCTCCTAATCTAATTGAAAAATTACGAAAAAAATCCAATCGAGATTTTTCCTTTAAAGATCACTTCAGCGATCAATTTTACACATATATGAGTCACTGTAAAGACAGGAGAAAATTACATGAAGAAACTGCCAAATATTTAGAAAAGGAAACTGCCAGTTATTCAGCGAAACAGGCAATGGAAACTTTGAAAACACATTGCATTGATACAGATGAATTTGACCCATCTTCTTCTTCGATGAAGTCTCTCTGTTTACATGCAACTGGACCCACTACACCGAATCAAACCAATGGTAGTCTTATTGTAGAATGGGATACCTCTGAAACCAACCAAGACCCACTACGAGTATTTTACACTGGGACCTCAACTCCTTGTCTAAGTTTATTCAAACCATTCTTTTTCGGGACCAAGAATTTCATAAATTCCTCCAGCTTACTATCAAACAAAACATATTCAGAAACCTTATGGTGGTTACATGAATCAATTGCGAGAAAATCAAATTTTGATTACCAAGCTGTTCGATCGATTTTAGTTCCGGCTTTGATTGGGTTACAAGAATCAGTTTTTAATATCTCAAAAGAATTTCTCTCTCCGCAGAAAAAGGAAGAAGTCCAATGGCGTTTTCTAAAAGACCATGTTAATATACTAAAGAAAGTAGATGAAGAGTTAATACAGTCGAAAATTGGAAGGAGTCGGTGGCAAAACCCAATCTTTCAAATTTACTGGTCAGGCCAAAATCGGAAACTAGGAATTCCTTTCCGCTAA
- a CDS encoding glycerate kinase: MNTLREDIEALFWEGVRAATPKYLSLEFWNQHSDLKEILNNPDKKTYVFALGKAAFSMALSFQEYFSVDAGFILTKYNHLPEEIRSKTQMGIWKCREASHPIPDTNTEMYSREVLQELLDLNENHQLIVLLSGGGSSLFEIPELGYRIDDIVQLNQNLLKLGLSIYEINAERKKYSAVKSGKLLKLLNPNLKVYTFAISDVLGDDPSVIASAPSYPGSEYYIMGNLSASLTAMEKKAKTLGYEVKVISNSWDKSSEDTAELMFDELLNSHKNDKKQAILLGGEMVCPVLGDGKGGRNQETALRMAILSEFLQKDRDWMFLSCGTDGTDGPTDAAGGIVGKQTLEQMKAKGWDPMNELNRSNSYPILKDTNALLVTGATGTNVNDILVLLLAERNS, translated from the coding sequence TTGAACACTTTAAGAGAAGATATAGAAGCTCTTTTTTGGGAGGGTGTCCGTGCCGCAACACCCAAATATCTTTCTTTAGAGTTCTGGAACCAACATTCAGACCTAAAAGAAATTCTAAACAATCCAGATAAAAAAACTTATGTGTTTGCATTAGGCAAAGCGGCTTTCTCGATGGCATTGTCGTTTCAGGAATACTTTTCTGTGGATGCAGGTTTTATCCTCACAAAATACAATCACCTTCCTGAAGAGATTCGATCCAAAACCCAGATGGGAATTTGGAAATGTAGAGAGGCGTCTCACCCCATCCCAGATACAAATACCGAAATGTATTCTCGCGAAGTTTTACAAGAACTTTTGGATTTAAATGAAAACCACCAATTAATTGTTTTGTTATCGGGTGGTGGATCTAGTCTCTTCGAAATTCCAGAATTAGGATATCGTATAGATGATATAGTCCAACTAAATCAGAATTTATTAAAACTGGGACTTTCCATTTATGAAATCAATGCAGAGCGCAAAAAATATTCGGCAGTCAAATCCGGTAAGTTATTAAAACTATTAAATCCAAATTTGAAAGTATATACTTTTGCGATTTCTGATGTACTAGGTGATGATCCTTCAGTCATTGCATCGGCTCCTAGTTATCCTGGAAGTGAATATTATATCATGGGGAATTTATCTGCATCCCTTACTGCTATGGAAAAAAAGGCTAAGACATTAGGTTATGAGGTTAAAGTAATTTCTAATTCTTGGGACAAGTCCAGTGAAGATACCGCAGAACTTATGTTTGATGAACTATTAAATTCGCATAAAAACGATAAAAAACAGGCCATTTTACTTGGTGGAGAAATGGTTTGCCCTGTTCTTGGCGATGGCAAAGGCGGGCGTAACCAAGAAACTGCACTCCGTATGGCCATTTTATCCGAATTTTTGCAAAAAGATAGAGATTGGATGTTTTTATCTTGTGGAACGGATGGAACTGATGGCCCCACCGATGCTGCCGGTGGGATCGTGGGAAAACAAACATTGGAGCAAATGAAGGCAAAAGGTTGGGATCCAATGAATGAATTGAATCGATCCAATTCTTATCCCATATTAAAAGACACCAATGCCCTTCTTGTAACAGGGGCCACGGGAACCAATGTAAATGATATTTTGGTTCTTTTGTTAGCGGAAAGGAATTCCTAG